A segment of the Pedobacter faecalis genome:
AAGAACAGAAAGCTGTAATCAAACTTCTTAACCATCGTCAGGTAATTATATTCCTGACTACCCTGATCGGCCAGAATGTACATTCTTTTACCCGTTGCAGAAATATCATCCGTAACGGGATAGGTCGTGATCTCAAGCTTCCGCGGACCAGTAATGGCAGATGTATTACGGTCGTTATAGATTCCGTGCTCAGCAGTATAATCTGTGAAAATGAAAGACAGATCGCCTTTGCCCGCCTTATCCTCAAGCACCATCCATCCGGTCGCGTATTTATTACCTACCAGGACGCTGTAGTTCAGGTAAGAGCTTACTCCGGTTTGTTTGTCGGTAGCACGTAATCTAATAATAAAAGGTTCGCCTAAAGTAAAAGTCTCGGGCTTAACGACAATCTTCAATTCATGTCCGGTGGCAATCTCCTCTCTTGGGGCGGCCAAACTTACGGCCCCATTGTTATTGTAAAGAAGCCAGGTAAATTCCACATTGGAAATGTTTTCTGCCAGGCTCTGAGTTAGAGCGGGTTTAAGCTTTAAGCTATCTCCCTGAAAAATTGTCATTTGAGTGGCTGACTTTGGATCGCTCAAACCTATCTGATTAACCGGCTTTATATCCAGATTACTGTCATCTTTATAGCAGCTCGTTAAGGAAACTATTCCCAAACCGATTACCGCTAGGTTCTTATATATTGCATTCATTGTATTTGCTTTAATTGTATTTCTGCTTAGACTATATTATGGGAAAAATACCTGCTGCCCGAACTCATCTATCAGAGGTCCGTATTGCTGGTTGTACTCAAGCAGGGCATTTCTTGCCTTTTGGGATAAGAAGCGGGAATCCTGAGGCAGAGGACCTGCGTTCCAGTTCGTCTTACCGGTAGCAGTGATCAGGAAACGGAACTTTACCTCAGAGTAACTTCCAAAATAGGCCGACCATGTTGTCTCCCAATTAGTGGGTTTAGAAAGAATGTCGGCCAGGGTGAACTTATACCGAAGTCTGTTAGGATATCCGGGCTTAAAGTCGCTGTTTTCAGATACACGCAACGTTGCCGTAAGCGTACTGTCTTTTAGCCCTGGTTTCCGGTAAACATAAATAGGAACCCTTGCGGTAAATTGATTGGCTTTGACTATAGCACTACCAACCCTATAATGGTATCCTGCTTTTGCAGAACTTGCCTGCGTGGGTACCAGATTAATCGTCCGGTCCCTGTCGGCTGCCTTGCCAATAATTCGAAAGTTTACGAAGATAGAATCGGTCACCACACTAGCCGGACTCGTTGCAAAAGTATAGTCTGTACTGTCGGGAAATGACTCTACATAGACCAGATCAGCCTGGTTAAACAACAACTCTTCATTCTTTGCGCAGGATGCCATGATGCAGACAGGCACCATCAACATCAAACAATTTTTTAATATCTTTTTCATTTCTCTTGTCATAAAATGGTTAGTTGCCCTCAATTCCAAATTCCAGTTCATCATTCGGGATCGGGAAAACGTATTTAGCAGTCGACATAGGATTTGATATCCCATCAGGCAGCGTGGTAACATTCATACGTTTGTAGTAATACCATAACTGACCCTCTGCGTAGAAATCCTTCCGATATTCAAACTGAATTTCCGCATCAAGCGCCGTCTGGGTAGCAGGCACGGGCAATTCCGGAATCAATCTGCTGGTACGTACCTCGTTTAGGTAAGCGGTCCCTTCAGCCAATGTGGGTGCGGCCTCGGCAGCGATATAATACATCTCTGAAAGTTTAATAAGCGGTACAAGGCGCTGCTTCACATTGGTCGGCGCATCGCTCCAGTATTTCTTGGTATACACCGTACTTGCTGCGATTTCGTTCCACAAACTCTTAGAAGCACCAGGTCTGCGCACATCGGTACCATAACCCACAAGTGAAGCCTGGTAAGTCGCATCCAGTTTAGCGCGCGTCGACCACAAATCTGTAGTTTCTCCTGTTGCGTTAGAGTTCTTAAATAAATCGTCCGCAATCGCTTTCATGCCCGAAACATAAATTGAAAAAATATGT
Coding sequences within it:
- a CDS encoding DUF4843 domain-containing protein, which translates into the protein MKKILKNCLMLMVPVCIMASCAKNEELLFNQADLVYVESFPDSTDYTFATSPASVVTDSIFVNFRIIGKAADRDRTINLVPTQASSAKAGYHYRVGSAIVKANQFTARVPIYVYRKPGLKDSTLTATLRVSENSDFKPGYPNRLRYKFTLADILSKPTNWETTWSAYFGSYSEVKFRFLITATGKTNWNAGPLPQDSRFLSQKARNALLEYNQQYGPLIDEFGQQVFFP